From the genome of Streptomyces sp. NBC_00659, one region includes:
- a CDS encoding TetR/AcrR family transcriptional regulator: protein MYVKRISKEPPGAPAVVRKRVRAPEAHREAIPEAAWAAFAERGYTRTIIRKIAGRAGVTHGLVMRHFGSKERLFLAAVPGPPRDLPELLPGPPETMPERLVAYLTRTLRCLLEPVGPPESSEGTSPS, encoded by the coding sequence ATGTACGTTAAGAGGATCAGTAAGGAACCTCCCGGCGCCCCTGCCGTAGTCAGGAAACGCGTCCGCGCCCCCGAGGCCCACCGCGAGGCGATTCCGGAGGCGGCGTGGGCCGCGTTCGCCGAGCGGGGCTACACCCGTACCATCATCCGGAAGATCGCCGGGCGGGCCGGTGTCACTCACGGTCTGGTCATGCGGCACTTCGGCTCGAAGGAGCGGCTGTTCCTCGCGGCCGTGCCCGGACCACCCCGAGACCTGCCCGAACTGCTGCCCGGCCCGCCCGAGACCATGCCGGAGCGGCTCGTGGCGTACCTGACGCGCACTCTCCGGTGCCTCCTCGAGCCCGTCGGTCCTCCTGAGTCCTCCGAAGGGACCTCCCCGTCATGA
- a CDS encoding LysR family transcriptional regulator, whose translation MTVLDVRKLVLLREVGARGSIAAAAQALNYTRSAVSQQLSALESETGAALLDRGSKRAELTAAGRLLVAHTERVLAQLEAAEAQLLARDGKVTGELRVGVPLHEGPALLVPALNRLRARHPELRITLHGVDPDEGRQTVRLGRLDAVLASGYPQVPEPRVPGLYEEEVISDRIRLAIAPGHPLARSEGPRDLAEFAEQPWLLDRTSRLGQLVLHLCADAGFVPDIVSDIGDMQAVFGLVSLGWGVALVPDLVPERPGHPVARIALKRIRPIRRITLVVREGALDSPPVAALLPAVREAADELRRSSAGPIRHPSTDELHPLGADELYRGEAGRHPRPAADESRLSAAEEAPRPTA comes from the coding sequence ATGACGGTGCTGGACGTACGGAAACTGGTGCTGCTGCGCGAGGTGGGGGCCCGGGGCTCGATCGCCGCGGCCGCGCAGGCACTCAACTACACGCGTTCCGCGGTCTCCCAGCAGCTGTCCGCCCTGGAGTCGGAGACCGGCGCCGCGCTGCTGGACCGCGGCAGCAAACGGGCCGAACTCACCGCCGCCGGACGACTGCTGGTGGCTCACACTGAGCGCGTCCTCGCCCAACTTGAGGCTGCGGAGGCGCAGTTGCTCGCCCGAGACGGCAAGGTCACCGGCGAGCTGCGGGTGGGCGTACCGCTGCACGAGGGGCCGGCTCTGCTGGTGCCGGCGTTGAACCGGTTGCGCGCACGTCATCCGGAACTGCGCATCACCCTGCACGGCGTCGATCCCGACGAGGGCCGGCAGACGGTCCGGCTGGGGCGTCTCGACGCCGTCCTGGCCTCCGGCTACCCGCAGGTGCCCGAGCCGCGGGTGCCGGGGCTGTACGAGGAGGAGGTAATCAGCGACCGCATCCGCCTGGCCATCGCGCCCGGTCACCCGCTCGCCCGGAGCGAGGGGCCACGTGACCTCGCCGAGTTCGCGGAGCAGCCGTGGCTGCTGGACCGGACGTCCAGGCTCGGGCAGCTGGTCCTGCATCTGTGCGCCGACGCCGGTTTCGTCCCCGACATCGTCTCCGACATCGGGGACATGCAGGCCGTGTTCGGGCTGGTCTCGCTGGGCTGGGGCGTCGCGCTCGTCCCCGACCTGGTGCCCGAGCGGCCGGGGCATCCGGTCGCCCGCATCGCTCTGAAGAGGATCCGGCCCATCCGCCGGATCACCCTCGTGGTGCGCGAGGGCGCCCTGGACAGCCCGCCGGTGGCGGCCCTGCTGCCGGCCGTACGGGAGGCGGCCGACGAACTGCGTCGATCCTCGGCGGGCCCGATCCGCCACCCCTCGACAGACGAGCTCCACCCGCTGGGGGCCGACGAGCTGTACCGAGGCGAGGCCGGCCGGCACCCCCGACCCGCAGCGGACGAGTCGCGCCTGTCGGCGGCCGAGGAAGCTCCTCGGCCCACGGCATGA
- a CDS encoding FMN-dependent NADH-azoreductase, with protein MPTLLHLDSSPRQGSVSRQISGEFAEAWRKTNPDGSYVYRDLAADPVPHVDHAQIEVMHRLEAEGVRDLEAAREAARTPEEAASWAVTWPLIEELLAADTILLGVPMYNFSVPSTFKAWFDRVLIAPLIADPATGQGPLSGKRVVVASARGGAYGPGTPRHDFDHQEPYLKAALSMVGLASDLTFLHAELTKSAHVPRLLQFKEMAATSYQAAIDGARTHGEA; from the coding sequence ATGCCCACACTGCTCCATCTCGACTCCAGCCCCCGCCAGGGCTCGGTCTCCCGCCAGATCTCGGGCGAGTTCGCGGAGGCCTGGCGCAAGACCAACCCCGACGGCAGTTACGTCTACCGTGACCTGGCCGCCGACCCCGTACCGCACGTCGACCACGCGCAGATCGAGGTCATGCACCGCCTGGAGGCGGAGGGCGTGCGCGACCTCGAGGCGGCCCGCGAGGCGGCGCGGACGCCCGAGGAGGCGGCGAGCTGGGCGGTGACCTGGCCGCTGATCGAGGAGCTCCTCGCGGCCGACACGATCCTGCTCGGCGTGCCGATGTACAACTTCTCGGTGCCGTCCACGTTCAAGGCGTGGTTCGACCGCGTCCTGATCGCGCCGCTGATCGCCGACCCGGCCACCGGCCAGGGCCCGCTCTCCGGCAAGAGGGTCGTCGTGGCCTCCGCGCGCGGCGGCGCCTACGGGCCGGGCACGCCCCGCCACGACTTCGACCACCAGGAGCCGTATCTGAAGGCGGCGCTCAGCATGGTGGGCCTCGCCTCCGACCTGACGTTCCTGCACGCGGAGCTGACCAAGTCGGCGCACGTGCCCCGGCTCCTCCAGTTCAAGGAGATGGCGGCCACGTCGTACCAGGCGGCGATCGACGGCGCCCGCACGCACGGCGAGGCCTGA
- a CDS encoding FAD-binding oxidoreductase, producing the protein MTEQSFTHVALPPSLTGRTVLPSDARYERVRHGYVHRGAPATVIFPESVEETAVALAYARTRGTVVSVRSGGHGISGRSTNDGGVVVDVSRLDDVAVLDRTRRRVRIGAGARWGRVAQILAPHGLAISSGDTGDVGVGGLVTAGGMGWFARRDGLTIDHVTAVEIVLADGTFVRADAEHHPDLFWAVRGAGGNFGVVTAVELEASETGDVVFANLVFDARDTASLVEEWGAVLDAAPRELTSFLTLMPAAPGRPAMAHVAAVYAGDRPDAAQRVLTPLLGLGPLLRQEAVLAPYPALMPVGGAPHHGQGLGATRSGLLDRVSTHTARSLADALVSGQVLMGQFRSVGGAVNDISPSATAYAHRTQNFQLLSATVPERVRSLDAHWARLAAEVNGMYLSFDTRRSPEVLAEAFPEPALTRLRALKTRYDPENVFDRNFPLR; encoded by the coding sequence ATGACGGAACAGAGCTTCACCCACGTCGCGTTACCCCCGTCCCTCACCGGCCGGACGGTCCTGCCGTCCGACGCCCGCTACGAGCGGGTGCGCCACGGATACGTGCACCGGGGCGCCCCGGCCACGGTGATCTTCCCCGAGAGCGTGGAGGAGACGGCCGTGGCACTGGCGTACGCCCGCACCAGGGGCACAGTGGTGTCCGTGCGCAGCGGCGGGCACGGCATCAGCGGACGGTCGACCAACGACGGCGGTGTCGTCGTTGACGTCTCCCGCCTCGACGACGTCGCGGTGCTGGACCGGACGCGACGCCGGGTCCGGATCGGCGCGGGTGCCCGCTGGGGAAGGGTTGCGCAGATCCTCGCCCCGCACGGGCTCGCCATCAGCTCCGGAGACACCGGCGACGTGGGCGTGGGCGGGCTGGTCACCGCGGGCGGCATGGGCTGGTTCGCGCGGCGGGACGGGCTGACCATCGACCATGTGACGGCCGTCGAAATAGTCCTGGCCGACGGCACTTTCGTCCGCGCCGACGCGGAGCACCACCCCGACCTGTTCTGGGCGGTCCGGGGCGCGGGCGGCAACTTCGGCGTCGTAACGGCGGTGGAGCTGGAGGCGTCCGAGACCGGCGATGTCGTTTTCGCCAACCTGGTCTTCGACGCGCGGGACACCGCGTCGCTCGTCGAGGAGTGGGGAGCCGTCCTCGATGCCGCGCCCCGCGAGCTCACGAGCTTCCTCACCCTCATGCCCGCCGCACCGGGCCGCCCGGCCATGGCCCACGTCGCCGCGGTCTACGCAGGAGACCGACCGGACGCCGCCCAGCGGGTGTTGACTCCCCTGCTGGGCCTGGGCCCGCTGCTGCGCCAGGAGGCGGTGCTCGCCCCGTACCCGGCGCTGATGCCGGTCGGCGGCGCCCCGCACCACGGGCAGGGCCTGGGCGCCACCCGCTCCGGACTGCTCGACCGCGTCTCCACGCACACCGCCCGCTCCCTCGCGGACGCGCTGGTGTCCGGGCAGGTACTGATGGGGCAGTTCCGTTCGGTGGGCGGCGCGGTCAACGACATCAGTCCATCGGCCACCGCCTACGCCCACCGCACCCAGAACTTCCAGCTGCTCTCCGCGACCGTGCCCGAACGGGTGCGCTCCCTCGACGCCCACTGGGCACGGCTCGCCGCGGAGGTGAACGGCATGTACCTCAGCTTCGACACCCGCCGCTCCCCCGAGGTCCTCGCCGAGGCGTTCCCCGAGCCGGCCCTGACCCGGCTGCGCGCGCTCAAGACGCGGTACGACCCGGAAAACGTCTTCGACCGCAACTTCCCGCTGCGCTGA
- a CDS encoding NAD-dependent epimerase/dehydratase family protein, which produces MNGKKILVTGATGQVAGPVAEALADGNEVWALGRFGAPGAEEKLTRHGIRTFHWDMDDTGAGSLKGLPEDFTHVFHSAVRRGEDGDFNAAVEVNSVAVGRLMTHCRTAEAFLYVSTGALYARQTLDHKYTETDPLDGKADWLPAYPVVKIAAEGTVRAFAQTLGLPTVIARLNIAYGPGGYGGVPMLYFKRMLAGEPIPVPLEGQNWTSLLYTDDLVEQVPHLWNAASVPVTLTNWGGDESVGVTDCVRYLEELTGVEAKLVPSEVTRETYQFNPTLRRSLTGPCRVPWREGIRRTLAALYPEHLKK; this is translated from the coding sequence GTGAACGGCAAGAAGATCCTGGTGACCGGTGCCACCGGACAGGTGGCGGGACCGGTGGCCGAGGCGCTGGCCGACGGCAACGAGGTGTGGGCGCTGGGCCGCTTCGGCGCACCCGGGGCCGAGGAGAAGCTGACCCGGCACGGCATCCGCACCTTCCACTGGGACATGGACGACACCGGCGCCGGCTCCCTCAAGGGCCTGCCGGAGGACTTCACCCACGTCTTCCACTCAGCGGTGCGCCGCGGCGAGGACGGTGACTTCAACGCGGCCGTCGAGGTCAACTCGGTCGCCGTGGGGCGCCTGATGACCCACTGCCGTACCGCGGAGGCGTTCCTGTACGTCTCCACCGGCGCCCTGTACGCCCGCCAGACCCTCGACCACAAGTACACCGAGACCGACCCGCTGGACGGCAAGGCCGACTGGCTGCCCGCCTATCCCGTGGTCAAGATCGCGGCCGAGGGTACGGTCCGGGCGTTCGCGCAGACCCTCGGCCTGCCGACTGTCATAGCCCGCCTCAACATCGCCTACGGGCCGGGCGGTTATGGCGGCGTACCAATGCTCTACTTCAAACGGATGCTCGCGGGCGAGCCGATCCCGGTCCCGCTGGAGGGCCAGAACTGGACCTCGTTGCTGTACACGGACGACCTCGTCGAGCAGGTCCCGCACCTGTGGAACGCGGCGAGCGTCCCGGTGACCCTGACCAACTGGGGCGGCGACGAGTCCGTCGGAGTCACCGACTGCGTCCGCTACCTGGAGGAGCTCACGGGGGTCGAGGCGAAGCTCGTACCGAGCGAAGTCACCCGCGAGACCTACCAGTTCAACCCGACGCTGCGCCGCTCGCTCACCGGACCGTGCAGGGTGCCGTGGCGCGAGGGCATCCGGCGCACCCTCGCGGCCCTTTACCCCGAACACCTCAAGAAGTGA
- the pheA gene encoding prephenate dehydratase, with product MAYAYLGPEGTFTQTALCRLLSAVPPGREPAHRPFPSVPAALEAARRGECEAAVVPLENSVRGVVPATMDQLASAEMHINAEVEVPVSFALMAPEGVAAEEVTVVHSHPHALGQCEDWLRTRLPGARTRTAASTAAAAREVAEAGAPGHAAIAAAPAAGLYGLRILATGLGREAGAVTRFVSVAPRWSHPARTARERTSLLVSLSTAGPALVPNVLNEFRTLGIALSWIQPWPTGRALGSYDLFLDVDAHIDTRPLRLAMAAVEARGLEVRFLGSYPRWSAAAG from the coding sequence ATGGCGTACGCCTACCTCGGCCCGGAGGGGACCTTCACACAGACCGCGCTGTGCCGGCTCCTGTCGGCGGTCCCTCCGGGCCGCGAACCGGCGCACCGCCCGTTCCCGAGCGTGCCCGCCGCACTGGAGGCGGCCCGCCGGGGTGAGTGCGAAGCGGCGGTGGTGCCGCTGGAGAACTCGGTGCGCGGCGTCGTACCCGCCACCATGGACCAGCTGGCCTCGGCGGAGATGCACATCAACGCCGAGGTCGAGGTGCCGGTGTCCTTCGCGCTCATGGCCCCCGAGGGCGTCGCGGCGGAGGAGGTGACCGTGGTGCACAGCCACCCGCACGCGCTGGGCCAGTGCGAGGACTGGCTGCGCACCCGGCTGCCCGGGGCCCGCACCCGGACCGCCGCCTCCACCGCCGCGGCCGCCCGGGAGGTCGCCGAGGCGGGCGCCCCCGGCCACGCGGCCATCGCGGCCGCGCCGGCCGCCGGCCTGTACGGGCTGCGGATCCTCGCCACCGGCCTGGGCCGGGAGGCGGGGGCCGTGACCCGGTTCGTGTCGGTGGCCCCCCGCTGGTCCCACCCGGCCCGGACCGCACGCGAGCGCACTTCCCTGCTGGTGTCATTGAGTACCGCGGGCCCGGCCCTCGTCCCCAACGTCCTCAACGAGTTCCGCACCCTCGGCATTGCCCTGTCCTGGATCCAGCCCTGGCCGACGGGCCGGGCACTCGGCAGCTACGACCTGTTCCTCGACGTCGACGCCCACATCGACACCCGCCCGCTGCGCCTGGCCATGGCGGCCGTGGAGGCCCGGGGCCTGGAGGTGCGCTTCCTGGGCAGCTATCCACGCTGGTCCGCCGCGGCCGGATGA
- a CDS encoding nuclear transport factor 2 family protein, producing MTDNTENGGSADSTDPLAPIHAAYAAFAARDAGALLDAFDPDIEWVHPEGMDKYGLGGAKHGHAGVKEFLAHVPTVLGGMRLHPAEFVREGERVVVFGHRDITSLSGYTETQPFVHSWVLRGGRAVRMEDIFDTVAFHRVIES from the coding sequence ATGACCGACAACACCGAAAACGGCGGCAGCGCCGACAGCACCGATCCGCTGGCACCGATCCACGCCGCCTACGCCGCCTTCGCAGCCCGCGACGCGGGCGCACTCCTGGACGCCTTCGACCCGGACATCGAGTGGGTGCATCCCGAGGGGATGGACAAGTACGGCCTCGGCGGCGCCAAGCACGGGCACGCCGGCGTCAAGGAGTTCCTCGCCCACGTGCCCACCGTCCTCGGTGGCATGCGGCTGCACCCGGCCGAGTTCGTCCGCGAGGGCGAGCGTGTGGTCGTCTTCGGCCACCGGGACATCACCTCCCTGAGCGGGTACACGGAGACTCAGCCGTTCGTGCACTCCTGGGTCCTGCGCGGCGGACGGGCCGTCCGCATGGAGGACATCTTCGACACCGTCGCGTTCCACCGTGTGATCGAGAGCTGA
- a CDS encoding S8 family peptidase, producing the protein MIPHTSSRTRRTLVLAATLGAALAFGAPGALAGTLPVGPSTTPAAKAHAPAAVPASQSATWAAGTRAYLVITAPGDSSAVRSAIAANGGTVFSNFDAIGVIVAHSASSEFAATMRGVAGVQQVGATRTSDVPADAYNPALPANPAQASTPAGEPVRADMSQIKADQAWAVNPGSASVTVGILDTGVDDQHQDLAPNFNAADSVSCAYGKPDTRVGAWRDVDTHGTHVAGTIAAAKNGKGVVGVAPGVKISAVRVAEPGNSFFFAENTICGFVWAGDHGFKVTNNSYYTDPWQFNCPDNIDQAAIIEGVKRAQEYAEGKGSLQIAAAGNENYDLAHKTTDSASPNDSTPVTRTITNACLDIPTELPGVVTVAANGTGVTKASFSNYGQGVIDVAAPGSSVYSTVPGGGYGSKSGTSMATPHVVGVAALIASANPGITPAQIRAKLAAQANDIACPADSRCTGTTANNSFFGEGQVDALKAVGTTPPPGKYFENLADFAINDNATVESPIAITGVTGNAPATLKVGVDIKHTYIGDLKVDLVAPDGTVYTLHNHAGGSADNIAQTYTVNASSEAANGTWKLRVNDNAASDTGKIDAWNLTF; encoded by the coding sequence TTGATACCCCACACATCCAGCCGGACTAGACGCACGCTGGTCCTGGCGGCCACGCTCGGCGCCGCCCTCGCGTTCGGCGCCCCGGGCGCCCTCGCGGGCACGCTCCCCGTCGGCCCCTCCACCACGCCGGCCGCCAAGGCCCACGCTCCGGCCGCCGTGCCGGCTTCCCAGAGTGCGACCTGGGCGGCCGGCACGCGTGCCTACCTCGTGATCACCGCCCCCGGTGACAGTTCGGCGGTCCGCTCCGCGATCGCGGCCAACGGCGGCACCGTCTTCTCGAACTTCGACGCCATCGGCGTGATCGTCGCCCACTCGGCGTCCAGCGAATTCGCCGCCACCATGCGCGGCGTCGCCGGCGTGCAGCAGGTCGGCGCCACGCGCACCTCGGACGTCCCGGCCGACGCCTACAACCCGGCGCTCCCGGCCAATCCGGCCCAGGCCTCGACCCCGGCCGGAGAACCGGTCCGGGCCGACATGAGCCAGATCAAGGCCGACCAGGCCTGGGCCGTGAACCCGGGCTCCGCCTCCGTCACGGTCGGCATCCTGGACACCGGTGTGGACGACCAGCACCAGGACCTGGCGCCCAACTTCAACGCGGCCGACTCGGTCTCCTGCGCCTACGGCAAGCCCGACACCCGTGTCGGCGCCTGGCGGGACGTCGACACGCACGGCACCCACGTAGCGGGCACCATCGCCGCGGCCAAGAACGGCAAGGGCGTCGTCGGCGTGGCCCCCGGCGTGAAGATCTCCGCGGTCCGGGTCGCTGAGCCGGGCAACTCCTTCTTCTTCGCCGAGAACACCATCTGCGGCTTCGTCTGGGCCGGTGACCACGGCTTCAAGGTCACCAATAACAGCTACTACACGGACCCGTGGCAGTTCAACTGCCCGGACAACATCGACCAGGCCGCCATCATCGAGGGCGTCAAGCGCGCCCAGGAGTACGCCGAGGGCAAGGGCTCCCTCCAGATCGCCGCCGCGGGCAACGAGAACTACGACCTCGCCCACAAGACGACCGACTCCGCGAGCCCGAACGACTCGACGCCGGTAACCCGCACGATCACCAACGCCTGCCTCGACATCCCGACCGAGCTGCCGGGCGTGGTCACGGTCGCGGCCAACGGCACGGGTGTCACCAAGGCCTCGTTCTCCAACTACGGGCAGGGCGTCATCGACGTTGCGGCGCCGGGCAGCAGCGTGTACTCCACCGTCCCCGGCGGCGGCTACGGCAGCAAGAGCGGCACCTCGATGGCCACCCCGCACGTGGTCGGCGTGGCGGCACTCATCGCCAGCGCCAACCCGGGCATCACCCCGGCGCAGATCCGCGCCAAGCTGGCCGCCCAGGCCAACGACATCGCCTGCCCCGCGGACAGCCGCTGCACGGGCACGACGGCCAACAATTCGTTCTTCGGCGAAGGACAAGTCGACGCTCTCAAGGCCGTCGGGACCACCCCGCCGCCCGGCAAGTACTTCGAGAACCTCGCGGACTTCGCCATCAACGACAACGCGACCGTGGAGAGCCCGATCGCCATAACCGGCGTGACCGGCAACGCCCCGGCCACCCTCAAGGTGGGTGTGGACATCAAGCACACCTACATCGGTGACCTGAAGGTCGACCTGGTGGCGCCGGACGGCACCGTCTACACGCTGCACAACCACGCCGGCGGCAGCGCCGACAACATCGCCCAGACCTACACCGTAAACGCCTCCTCGGAGGCCGCGAACGGCACCTGGAAGCTGCGCGTCAACGACAACGCCGCCTCCGACACAGGCAAGATCGACGCCTGGAACCTGACCTTCTAG
- a CDS encoding non-ribosomal peptide synthetase: MTTAVTRTRTIVDLLRDAARDHTESGLRYPRGADDQDAPLQSYSGLLDEARSVLTGLRQRGLAPRDKVVLLLEKPREFLAAFWACQLGGFVPCPMAALGGDPERWAAQLTHVDTLLGHPLIVTSATLAAELPRAKGLSIVPLEDLHAEHPAVSFHEADPKDTAVLVLTSGSTGNSKAVMLSHANLLASMAAKNGYHGLTAQDISLNWVSFDHVAALLECHLLPLYAGSTQLHVEAPVVLQEPLNFLRIISGFGVTMTFTPNFLLGLINPQADRLDEEDGDEIDLSRLRHVISGGEAVVRTTGETFLSRFAPYGLRADALWPAFGMSETCAGSIYSVDFPAADQAQEFANLGRPVEGLRIRVADEAHRELPAGGVGELQLNGPMITTGYYNNEQATQDAFTPDGWFRSGDLGRIDDGRLTLVGRNKDSVIVNGVNYFSHDIETILEGLDDVAHSFVAAFPTRAPGSDTEQLVVAFHPECADGDELALYRVLSAVRSSVVMHWGFRPALVLPLPKDAFPKTSLGKIQRALMRKRLEAGAYDEVKGVVDDLVLRRLGGYTAPKGDTEKVLAGIYAEMFDTGPDQMSVTANFFDLGGTSLDILRLRSLVAQRLGADGLQIITVLRAPTVRALAAHLDGAVDGEGEYDPIVAMQVTGDKTPLFCVHPGVGEVLVFVNLAKYFVGERPFYALRARGFNPGEKPFESFAEMVDTYVRAIRSRQPHGPYAVAGYSYGGAVAFEIAKVLEAQGERVDFVGSFNLPPHIKYRMNELDFVETAANLAFFLELIDKKQSLELPAQLRSLPKDEQLAHFIDQAPEGRLAELDLTFERFKAWAELADGLTNLGRGYSPGGRVRSMSVFYAIPLRGTKEDWLGNELRRWDEHVTGENRYIDVPGEHYTLMGPAHVAAFQSILRKELDRALGDA, encoded by the coding sequence ATGACCACAGCCGTGACGAGGACGCGGACCATCGTGGACCTGTTACGCGACGCCGCCCGGGACCACACGGAGTCCGGGTTGCGCTACCCCCGGGGCGCGGACGACCAGGACGCACCCTTGCAGAGCTATTCCGGCCTCCTCGACGAGGCCCGCTCGGTCCTCACCGGCCTGAGGCAACGCGGCCTCGCCCCAAGGGACAAGGTCGTCCTGCTCCTGGAGAAACCGCGGGAGTTCCTTGCCGCGTTCTGGGCCTGCCAGCTCGGCGGGTTCGTGCCATGCCCGATGGCCGCCCTGGGCGGCGACCCGGAGCGTTGGGCGGCCCAGCTGACGCACGTCGACACCCTCCTCGGCCATCCGCTGATCGTCACCAGCGCCACCCTCGCCGCCGAACTTCCGCGTGCCAAGGGCCTGTCCATCGTCCCGCTGGAGGATCTGCACGCCGAGCACCCCGCGGTCTCCTTCCACGAGGCCGATCCCAAGGACACCGCCGTCCTGGTGCTGACGTCGGGCTCCACCGGCAATTCCAAGGCCGTGATGCTCAGCCATGCCAATCTGCTCGCCTCCATGGCCGCCAAGAACGGCTACCACGGGCTGACCGCCCAGGACATCAGCCTCAACTGGGTCTCCTTCGACCATGTCGCCGCCCTCCTCGAATGCCACCTGCTGCCGCTGTACGCGGGCAGCACCCAGCTGCACGTCGAAGCGCCCGTGGTGCTCCAGGAGCCGCTGAACTTCCTTCGGATCATCTCCGGCTTCGGTGTCACCATGACCTTCACCCCCAACTTCCTGCTGGGGCTGATCAATCCGCAGGCCGACCGGCTCGACGAGGAGGACGGCGACGAGATCGACCTGTCCCGGCTGCGGCACGTCATCAGTGGTGGCGAGGCCGTCGTCCGCACCACCGGCGAGACCTTCCTCAGCCGCTTCGCGCCGTACGGGCTGCGTGCTGACGCCCTGTGGCCCGCGTTCGGCATGTCGGAGACCTGCGCCGGCAGCATCTACTCCGTCGATTTCCCGGCTGCCGACCAGGCCCAGGAGTTCGCCAACCTGGGACGGCCCGTCGAGGGGCTGCGCATCCGCGTCGCCGACGAGGCGCACCGCGAACTGCCCGCGGGCGGGGTGGGCGAGCTCCAGCTCAACGGCCCGATGATCACAACCGGTTACTACAACAACGAGCAGGCCACGCAGGACGCCTTCACCCCCGACGGCTGGTTCCGCAGCGGTGACCTCGGCCGGATCGACGACGGCCGGCTCACCCTCGTCGGGCGCAACAAGGACAGCGTCATCGTCAATGGCGTCAACTACTTCAGCCACGACATCGAGACCATCCTCGAAGGCCTCGACGACGTGGCCCACTCCTTTGTGGCCGCCTTCCCCACCCGCGCCCCCGGCAGTGACACCGAGCAACTCGTGGTCGCCTTCCATCCGGAGTGCGCCGACGGCGACGAGCTCGCCCTGTACCGGGTGCTGAGCGCGGTGCGCAGCAGCGTCGTCATGCACTGGGGCTTCCGGCCCGCACTCGTCCTTCCGCTGCCGAAGGACGCCTTCCCCAAGACCAGCCTCGGCAAGATCCAGCGGGCGCTGATGCGCAAGCGGCTGGAGGCCGGGGCGTACGACGAGGTGAAGGGCGTCGTCGACGACCTGGTTCTGCGTCGGCTCGGCGGCTATACCGCGCCCAAGGGCGACACGGAGAAAGTCCTCGCCGGCATCTACGCGGAGATGTTCGACACCGGCCCCGACCAGATGAGTGTCACCGCCAACTTCTTCGACCTGGGCGGCACCTCACTCGACATCCTGCGCCTGCGTTCCCTGGTCGCCCAGCGTCTCGGCGCGGACGGCCTGCAGATCATCACCGTGCTGCGGGCCCCCACCGTGCGTGCCCTGGCCGCCCACCTGGACGGGGCCGTGGACGGTGAGGGGGAGTACGACCCGATCGTGGCGATGCAGGTCACCGGCGACAAAACCCCGCTGTTCTGCGTCCATCCGGGCGTCGGCGAGGTCCTCGTCTTCGTCAACCTCGCCAAGTACTTCGTGGGCGAACGGCCGTTCTACGCACTGCGTGCCCGCGGCTTCAACCCCGGCGAGAAGCCCTTCGAGAGCTTCGCCGAGATGGTCGACACGTACGTCAGAGCCATCCGCTCCCGGCAGCCACACGGCCCGTACGCCGTCGCGGGGTACTCGTACGGTGGCGCGGTCGCCTTCGAGATAGCCAAGGTGCTCGAAGCGCAGGGCGAGCGCGTCGACTTCGTCGGCAGCTTCAACCTGCCGCCGCACATCAAGTACCGCATGAACGAGCTGGACTTCGTCGAGACCGCCGCCAACCTGGCGTTCTTCCTGGAGCTGATCGACAAGAAGCAGTCGCTCGAACTGCCCGCACAGCTACGGTCGTTGCCCAAGGACGAGCAGCTCGCCCACTTCATCGACCAGGCGCCCGAGGGGCGCCTTGCCGAACTCGACCTCACCTTCGAGAGGTTCAAGGCATGGGCGGAACTCGCAGACGGCCTCACGAACCTCGGACGCGGCTACTCGCCCGGCGGCAGAGTCCGCTCGATGAGCGTCTTCTACGCCATCCCGCTGCGCGGCACCAAGGAGGACTGGCTGGGCAACGAGCTGCGCCGCTGGGACGAACACGTCACCGGCGAGAACCGCTACATCGACGTACCCGGCGAGCACTACACGCTGATGGGCCCGGCGCACGTGGCGGCCTTCCAGTCGATCCTGCGCAAGGAGCTCGACCGCGCCCTCGGCGACGCCTGA